In Bacteroidota bacterium, a single window of DNA contains:
- a CDS encoding DUF1599 domain-containing protein — MEKTRVQYEAAVKSARNVFTNKMKDYGTAWRVLRVSSITDQIFIKAQRIRSIEEKGMQKVQEDVRSEYIGIVNYCAIALTQLELRSDTRVELPHDEAIQLYDKYITMARNLMENKNHDYDEAWRDMRISSLTDLILMKLLRIKQIEDNKGQTIASEGIDANYLDMINYAIFALIRLSEQ, encoded by the coding sequence ATGGAAAAAACTCGAGTGCAATACGAAGCAGCTGTAAAGTCAGCCAGAAATGTTTTTACGAATAAAATGAAAGATTATGGAACGGCATGGCGAGTGCTTAGAGTTAGTTCTATTACCGATCAAATTTTTATAAAAGCACAACGTATTAGAAGTATTGAGGAGAAAGGGATGCAAAAGGTGCAAGAAGACGTACGTTCGGAATATATTGGAATCGTTAATTATTGTGCCATTGCTCTTACGCAACTAGAGCTAAGAAGCGATACCAGAGTAGAGTTGCCGCACGATGAAGCCATTCAGTTGTATGATAAGTATATAACAATGGCAAGGAATTTGATGGAAAATAAGAATCATGATTACGATGAAGCTTGGCGTGATATGCGCATAAGTTCACTAACAGATTTGATTTTAATGAAGTTGTTGCGTATAAAACAAATTGAGGATAATAAAGGTCAAACCATTGCATCCGAAGGGATAGATGCCAATTACTTAGATATGATTAATTACGCAATTTTTGCATTGATTCGTTTAAGTGAACAATAA